A portion of the Tiliqua scincoides isolate rTilSci1 chromosome 3, rTilSci1.hap2, whole genome shotgun sequence genome contains these proteins:
- the TM9SF3 gene encoding transmembrane 9 superfamily member 3 translates to MAPAGLLWCAVAALLALRGRADEHEHTYQDKEEIVLWMNTVGPYHNRQETYKYFSLPFCGGSKKSIGHYHETLGEALQGVELEFSGLDIKFKDDVMQTTYCEINLDKLIRDAFVYAIKNHYWYQMYIDDLPIWGIVGEADENGEDYYLWTYKKLEIGYNGNRIVDVNLTSEGKVKLVPNTKIQMSYSVKWKKSDVKFEDRFDKYLDPSFFQHRIHWFSIFNSFMMVIFLVGLVSMILMRTLRKDYARYSKEEEMDDMDRDLGDEYGWKQVHGDVFRPSSHPLIFSSLIGSGCQIFAVSFIVIIVAMLEDLYTERGSMLSTAIFVYAATSPVNGYFGGSLYARQGGRRWIKQMFIGAFLIPAMVCGTAFFINFIAIYYHASRAIPFGTMVAVCCICFFVILPLNLVGTILGRNLSGQPNFPCRVNAVPRPIPEKKWFMEPAVIVCLGGILPFGSIFIEMYFIFTSFWAYKIYYVYGFMMLVLVILCIVTVCVTIVCTYFLLNAEDYRWQWTSFLSAASTAIYVYMYSFYYYFFKTKMYGLFQTSFYFGYMAVFSTALGIMCGAIGYMGTSAFVRKIYTNVKID, encoded by the exons TATCAAGATAAAGAAGAAATTGTTCTTTGGATGAATACTGTAGGACCATACCACAATCGCCAAGAGACATACAAatatttctctcttcctttttgtgGTGGATCAAAAAAAAGCATTGGTCATTACCATGAAACACTAGGAGAAGCACTTCAAGGAGTTGAATTGGAGTTCAGTGGTTTGGACATAAAGTTTAAAG ATGACGTGATGCAGACCACTTACTGTGAAATAAACTTGGATAAACTAATACGAGATGCGTTTGTTTATGCTATCAAAAATCACTATTGGTACCAGATGTACATAGATGACTTACCAATATGGG GTATTGTTGGTGAAGCTGATGAAAATGGCGAAGATTACTATCTCTGGACCTACAAAAAACTTGAAATAGGCTATAATGGAAATAGGATTGTGGATGTGAATCTGACAAGTGAAGGAAAAGTCAAACTGGTTCCTAATACCAAAATTCAGATGTCTTATTCT GTAAAATGGAAAAAGTCTGATGTGAAGTTTGAAGACAGATTTGATAAGTACCTTGACCCATCTTTCTTTCAACATAGG ATTCACTGGTTTTCAATCTTCAATTCCTTCATGATGGTTATCTTTTTGGTGGGCTTGGTTTCTATGATTTTAATGAGGACATTGAGAAAGGATTATGCACGGTATAGTAAAGAAGAAGAAATGGATGATATG GATAGAGATCTAGGTGATGAATATGGTTGGAAGCAGGTTCACGGAGATGTCTTCAGACCATCCAGTCACCCTTTAATATTTTCATCTCTTATTGGGTCTGGCTGCCAGATCTTTGCAGTTTCTTTCATAGTGATCATTGTTGCGATGCTGGAAGATTTATACACTGA GAGAGGATCAATGCTAAGTACCGCTATTTTTGTTTATGCTGCAACATCCCCAGTGAATGGCTACTTTGGAGGGAGCCTTTATGCTAGACAAGGAG GAAGGCGGTGGATAAAGCAGATGTTCATTGGGGCATTCCTTATTCCTGCAATGGTGTGTGGCACGGCCTTCTTCATTAACTTCATTGCAATCTATTACCATGCATCGAGGGCAATTCCCTTTGGAACAATG GTGGCTGTATGTTGCATCTGCTTCTTTGTCATTCTTCCCTTAAATCTTGTTGGTACAATACTTGGACGGAATCTGTCGGGTCAACCCAACTTTCCTTGTCGAGTCAATGCTGTTCCTCGTCCAATTCCAGAGAAAAAATG GTTCATGGAACCAGCTGTTATTGTTTGCCTGGGTGGGATTCTCCCGTTTGGATCCATTTTCATTGAAAT GTATTTTATCTTTACCTCCTTCTGGGCTTACAAAATCTACTATGTCTATGGCTTCATGATGTTAGTGCTGGTTATCCTCTGCATTGTGACAGTCTGTGTGACAATCGTGTGCACATACTTCCTTCTAAATGCAGAGGACTATCGGTG GCAATGGACGAGTTTTCTGTCTGCCGCTTCGACTGCAATCTATGTTTACATGTATTCCTTTTATTACTACTTTTTCAAGACAAA gatGTATGGCTTGTTTCAGACGTCATTTTACTTTGGTTATATGGCAGTATTTAGCACAGCCCTGGGAATAATGTGCG GAGCCATTGGATATATGGGAACAAGTGCCTTTGTTCGAAAAATCTACACTAATGTGAAAATTGACTAA